TTATTACATCTGGATCGGGCTTAGCCGTCTTTCTTGCATTGTCTATGATAAGAACGTCCTCAAATAATTTATCTATAAGCTCTTCCGCCTCTGCAATAAATTCTTTTGTTGCTTTATTTTGTTCCATGAGCTATCCTATATACCTTTTTATAAACTTTTGAAGCGCCTCAGGCTTAAAGGGTTTAACAAGGTATTCGTTTGCACCAAGCCCGATACCTTTTTTCCTGTCATTCTCTGTTCCCTCTGTAGAGATAATGATTAGAGGTATATCTTTATACTGCTCATTTTTTCTTATAAAATTTATGAGTTCAAGCCCATTTATGTCAGGCATATTTATATCCGTTACGACTAGTTGAAATCTTACCTGCGGCAGCAGTTTTAGAGCTTCAAAACCAGTTGGAGCTTCATAGATATCATAGTCACCAACACTTTCTATAGCGGAGGAAATAAATGCACGCATGGTAGCGGAATCCTCTACAATAAGGATATTGTCTGTCATTATTACTTTCGCTCCTTTAGCATTCTTTCAAGATAAGACTTTTCCATAACCACACTTGCCTGATTCATAAATATCTCAAAGGCTGTCATATCGCCGATTGGCTTTTTAAAGGGGACATTATCACCGTAGAATATGGCTGCAACTCTATTTGCCGTTAAGAGTGGTATAACATAGCATTCGATAGGCCAGACGCCGCCAAGCTGATCTATAAATCGCTTATTGGCTTCTGTATGCTGCGGCTCTGCTTTGATGGGCCTTTTGTATTGCATTACCCTGCCCAGTATTAAATCATCATCTATTTTGATCTCCATTTTTTTTATAACCATATTGGGATTTTTAAAAAAAGACTCAAGCCCGAATTGTCCGAGCCCTTTTACATTGTTCTTTTTGACAAGAAATAAGACGCCTCTGTTGAGGAGTTCACTTGCAAACCTCATTGTAAGCAGTGTTACCTCGCCTGTAAAATTTGGATGCATAAGTTCATCAATCATTGATTTCAAAGTAAGCAATCCGGGACTTGATTCGGTTTTAAGTATGGGGCCTTCCGGTAAAAGGTCTGTTTCATTAACAAACTCATTCGTTAATTCCTCTGTTATATCCTGTATAAGTTTGTGTCCTGCATCATCTTCTTCTTTTATTTCCTGTTTTGTTGTTACCACTTCCTTCCACACAGGTTTAAATGTAAAACCTGCCTCATGATACTGCCTCATAAGGGTTGAAATCTTTTCAACTATATCCATATAGGTATCAATTTCATTCAAAGATCTTGAGAATTTCTTCGGCTTTTTTAAATATGCGTACACACCAAGCATCTTGGCCTCTTTTAAAACTTCTTCATTGTTTACACTGCTCAAAAGTATAATCGGTATCTTTAGTTTTTTTTCTATTGTCCAATTAAGAAGTTCCAGACCGCCAAGCATACCCTCACCTTTAGTTTTTGGTATGGCAAGTTCGGTAACGATTAAAGGAAACCTTGGTGAATCATGTATAGATTCAAGATAGTTATAAAGCGTCCTCAGATCATCCATAACAGTTATTTTCAGTCCTCTTGACTCAAGGCTTTCTTTAAAAAATGACTGTGATTCTGTATTGGGATCAAGAATAATAATCTCTTCCATCTCCATTAACTTCGGTTCCATTTCTTCTGTAACAGAAATCGGCGTACTCTCGGCTCTTTTTTGTTCATCGATTTGGCGCACAGCTTCCATTGCCACGTACTGAGGATTAATAGGAACAGATAAATAACACTCATACGCATTTATCAAAACATTCCTGTCACTCGCTTCACTCAGTTCAAAGTTGAAATTTCCCTCTTTCCATTCAAAAAAGTTAAATATGATTGATGTCACATACGATTTTATAAATTCATCAATGCCCTCTTTATCAATAACATTTGAGTTTATCAAAAGAGATCTCGGATCCTCGATCTCTTCAACCCTGATACGATCGTACATCTTTTTTTCCAGTTGTTCTGTAAGGATACCTTTATTTTTAAGTAATCCCAATATATTATTAGGATTGGATGATATTGATGCGGATATGAGCTGACCATCAGAAAATACAAGTTTACCTTCTTCACCCTTCTTCGTAAGATAAAGAATTCCAGACCGCCTGCTAAGGCTTACTATCTGTAGTATATCACCAAGAGCTAAATCCTCAAGGCTACCTATTAAACTCATTTATTAAGAATTCTCCTATATATCAATTGTTTAATTTTATTATCATACCAATACATAGGTGTAAAGCAACAAACATTAACCCGAATAAGACAATGACGTAAATGTGCATCAAAAGATGCGAATTTGATTGCATAATAACATAAATAAAAGTATAAGGGTAACAAAAGGTATGTGATACTATGCGTATAGGTATTATTACAAGCGGAGGTGATTCACCGGGAATGAACGCGGCTTTAAGGGCATCCGTTAGAACAGGATTATCTTATGGATTTGAAATGATAGGCATACATAGAGGTTTCTCCGGTTTATTACAGGAGGCTTTCCAAACTCTCGATTCTAAATCCGTAAGCGGCATACTTCAGTTTGGCGGGACAATTCTTCAAACGGCGAGATCTAAAGAGTTTTATGAGGAACAAGGCAGGCTCAGGGCTGTGGAGATCATAACAAAAAATAATATAGATGCATTGGTTATTATAGGAGGAAACGGCTCATTAACCGGCGCTTTAAAATTGGATGAGCTTGGCATCGCAACGGTTGGTATACCTGCATCTATTGATAATGATATGTATGGTACGGATATGGCAATAGGTGTCGATACGGCACTCAACACAATAATACAAGTTATAGATAAAATAAAGGACACAGCCTCATCGCATGAAAGGGCTTTTATCATAGAGGTAATGGGGAGAGAATCCGGGTATCTTGCAACAATGTCGGCAATAGCAAGCGGTGCTGAGATTGTTATCGTTCCTGAGGTTCCTTATGACATAAAGGATATCTCCGTAAGACTTAAAAAACGTTACGATGAGCAACGTTCGAATAGCATAATCATTGTCGCCGAGGGTGCTGTAAGCGCTTTTCAGATCGAAAAAGAATTAAAAGATGAAATCGGATTTGAAATAAGAGTAACCGTACTCGGGCATATCCAGAGAGGAGGCTCTCCCTCCATATTTGATCGTTTGATTGCATCGCGTTTCGGATATCATTCTATAAATTTTTTAAAACAAGGCGGGAAAGGTAAAATGGTTGGGCTCGTGAAAGACGAGATTACCTTTACACCTTATAAAGATGTGATCTCAAAACAAATTCCGTTTAATGCAGAATTAATTCATATCATGGAACTGCTTGGTACATAAAAACATAAACCCGAAAATACAACAAAGAAATAGCGGCGACCCGTTGAGTCGCCAAAAACAGGACGGTTCACCGAATCTCCCATACAATAAAAGACATATTAAAATGTCCTCCGGAAGTTTATATGCAGTTATTAGTGGGGGCATATCATGCCCTTGTCTTTATAGTCTTTTTTATTCCTGTGAATGAATTTTTTTGCTTAATCAAAAAGAAAGGCAGCAAAAAACTCGCTGCCTTTTTAAAAAGAGGGGGATTACTATTTAAGGTAATTTCTGTAATGTATCATTAAGTATCGTCAGTATATAGGTTGGGTTGTGTATGCCAAGACTGCCGTCGCTATTAACAAGTGCGTAGTTCCAGCCTGCTTCCAAAACCGTCGTGGTTAGAGGATTTGCTGCACTATTGATCCAGAATACAGGACCCGGGGCAGAACCTGTTGTTGCTGTTATAGAACCCATCGCAAGTGTGAATGTTGCGTTAGAGGAATCCCACAACTGGTAGCCCTGCTGTCCGTGCACCTCCGAGAATGCCGCTGCCGTTACAGGAGTTGCGATTGTCTTGGTGTTTGAGGCCCATATTGTATAACCTGATGAAGCTGAAAAGTTGATTGCAGCGATTACAGTATTAGAAAGGTTCGTTTCAAGCTGATTCAGTAAACCCTGAACCTCTGTTTGTAAGCCGTAGCCTGTAACACCCGATCCATGACAGTTCTGACAGATCGTGCCCTGGTCCTGTGGATTGATTGTCCATACATGTGATGAAGGCGCACCTCCTGGATTGTTTGGATTATAGACCATGTGACATGTTACGCATGTATCTGCAATGTTTGCGTGCTTTGACACATATATCGTGGTTGTGCCTGTAATACCTGTAAAGTATGAGCTTTGGCCCATCAGTATGTCTGCCTGCGAAGGTGTATGAGGCGCAGAGTAATCAGCTACTGGAACAGAGTCATTCCTTAATCCATTTCTTGTATTATGACACTCCATACAAATTGCACCCGCACCTACCGAGTCCGCAGTAAACCCTGCTGCAAGTGTAAATGTGTTGCCGTAAACTCTTAGCTGATCAGGGTTGGCGGCATTATGGGGATCATGACATGCCTGGCATGTTTGAGGTTGAACCTGCGATACTGTAAGCCCTAAAGCTGCAAGCTGGGTAAGATTAAGACCAACGAGGTTTTGCATGCCATTGTTTACGCCAGAAGAAACCTGGTCAATATATGCATTAAATCCCTGTGCAGAGTGACATCTTCCACAGTGTGCCGCATTTGAACCCATTCCCTGGATTGTTGCCTCTGAAAGTGATAAGTCAAGATTCGCATGAGGTGATATTGCCCAGTCAGGGCCATTTGAATCATGGCACTGACTGCATACCCCTGCATCCCATCCAACCCTTGCCTGTAAATCATAAGCCTGGTTGGTACTGTGATGTGCTTGTGAGTTACTTGGGCCGTGGCAATTCTCACATTGTATATTGGAAAGTGCTGCAAGCCCTGCATAATTTGAAAGCATATTTGTCCAGTTTGATAATTGAAGAGTGTCCGGAAATGCCCACCCAAGGGTTTTCATCACATCGTCAAACCCATCGTTATTCGCGAGCGGCGCCTGATCATAACCAACAGTATGACAGCTCAAACACACCTCATTAGTAGTTAAAGGTATTGGAGAGGAGTCATAGGGCGGGATATCTGCCGGTTCATATCCAGAAGGACCAACAGTGCCGTCTCCGATTAATCCCTCAATACCTCTTGTAAACATACTCGCATGTTGAGTCTGAAACCATGGTGCAAAATTACCTGTAATAGTGCCGTTATGACATGCGCTGCAGCTTGAATTTGAATACCCGCCGGAACCATCAATAGCTCCCATCCATGTTCCTGCTGCAATTGTGAAATAAATACCCGTAGTCGTTTCTTTTATTGTATATAAACCCGCTACATCAGGAGTAAATGTTACAACTGTGTATGGGCTTGCTGCTACATTTGTTACAACAGCATTAGAGCCTGCTGGTTTTGATATAATTGATATTGACGGTGTGGTTGATGTAAAACTAAGGTACACGGGAGTTCCGATACCCACATTTTCTATACCCGCTGTTTTACTCGCGGCTCTTACCATTATTTCCGATACCGCTTGAACGCCGGCAGGATTTGTCACATAAAGTGTAAGTCTGTATAAACCTACTTGCGTTGGTCCTATTGATATAATGCTGTCTCTGCCCTGATCGGGTGTTATACCATTAACCTGAGACATCATTGGATCCGTCGTAAAAGTAATTGATGCTGTTGTTGCTCCCGGTATCTGAGTTTCAACCCCCCCATACTGAGGGTACGGAATAACTGTCCATGTATAAGAGAGTGCTGACGCTGGATAATTCTGATCTGTTACATTTGCAGATATATTAACAGCTGCATTATATCCTACATTGTAAAGCCCGACATCATAAGCATCCATATAATAATTAGATGGCCACGTAATCAAAGAAGGCTGCAAACTCAATGGGGCCAAAGCTAATGATACTGATACCGTAACCGTTGAGCCTGCCGCTACTGCAAAGTACCCTGAAGTATACTGTGCATATCCTTTTGCACTGACCACCACCTGATACGGACCCACTGGTATGTTAGGAAAACTGAATTTACCCTGCGAATCGGTAGTAGTTGTTGGAAGAACTGCAGGAATCAATGCTACTGTAGCATTTGAAACAGCCTTGCTGCTTGAACTATCAACGACAACTCCAGCTATGGTTCCTGTGCTTAATCCTGCCTTACCCGCAGGTCCGGCAGACCCTGCGGCACCTGTTGAACCTTTACATCCTGTAATACTTATAGATATCAGGATGCTTGCTAAAAAGAACAAACCTTTTAATTTCATATGTCCTCCTTCAATAATACTTACTTTGAACGCATTTTTTATACCATCTGTTGTTTTAAGATGGCAAGCTTATAAGTATTTATTTTCCCTGAATATCTTAGAAAATAGCTATATTGATTCAGTAGTATGAAATGGTAATTTTTGGTTATAACGCACTATTATATGGTGAAATCACCCATTTACGAACAAAAAAGATTATTATGCAAAAATAATTCTGGGATGCGTTAAAAAAAAACGGTGAGACTGAGAAATGTGTAAAAATGGATCATAGTGCCGAACCAGCGTACAGCGGCGAGTCAGTCTAGCCGCTCACACTTAGCATTTTATTTTGATTTAATTGTTTTACAAAAGGAAAAATCGTATGAGCAGAAAAACACTTTTTGTTGACACTATTAAAACTAATATGTATATTGTATACAATTAAAAGTATAAGGAGGAAGACATGGGAAGACTTAAAGACAAACTATCAAAGTTGATTCCAATATGGAGAAACAATGTTAGCACTTTATCTAAAGAACATGGAAAAATAAAGATCGATGAAGTGGAATTGGATCAGGCCTTAGGCGGAATGAGGGATATAAAATCAATGGTATGTGAGACCTCTTATCTTGACCCAATGGAAGGCATAAGATTCCGTAATTATACAATTCCGGAAGTAAGAGAAAAACTGCCAAAACCGGAACCCAATAGTGAGGCATATCCGACAGGATTATGGTACTTGCTACTTACAGGAGAAATTCCTTCAA
The genomic region above belongs to Deltaproteobacteria bacterium and contains:
- a CDS encoding carboxypeptidase regulatory-like domain-containing protein, whose translation is MKLKGLFFLASILISISITGCKGSTGAAGSAGPAGKAGLSTGTIAGVVVDSSSSKAVSNATVALIPAVLPTTTTDSQGKFSFPNIPVGPYQVVVSAKGYAQYTSGYFAVAAGSTVTVSVSLALAPLSLQPSLITWPSNYYMDAYDVGLYNVGYNAAVNISANVTDQNYPASALSYTWTVIPYPQYGGVETQIPGATTASITFTTDPMMSQVNGITPDQGRDSIISIGPTQVGLYRLTLYVTNPAGVQAVSEIMVRAASKTAGIENVGIGTPVYLSFTSTTPSISIISKPAGSNAVVTNVAASPYTVVTFTPDVAGLYTIKETTTGIYFTIAAGTWMGAIDGSGGYSNSSCSACHNGTITGNFAPWFQTQHASMFTRGIEGLIGDGTVGPSGYEPADIPPYDSSPIPLTTNEVCLSCHTVGYDQAPLANNDGFDDVMKTLGWAFPDTLQLSNWTNMLSNYAGLAALSNIQCENCHGPSNSQAHHSTNQAYDLQARVGWDAGVCSQCHDSNGPDWAISPHANLDLSLSEATIQGMGSNAAHCGRCHSAQGFNAYIDQVSSGVNNGMQNLVGLNLTQLAALGLTVSQVQPQTCQACHDPHNAANPDQLRVYGNTFTLAAGFTADSVGAGAICMECHNTRNGLRNDSVPVADYSAPHTPSQADILMGQSSYFTGITGTTTIYVSKHANIADTCVTCHMVYNPNNPGGAPSSHVWTINPQDQGTICQNCHGSGVTGYGLQTEVQGLLNQLETNLSNTVIAAINFSASSGYTIWASNTKTIATPVTAAAFSEVHGQQGYQLWDSSNATFTLAMGSITATTGSAPGPVFWINSAANPLTTTVLEAGWNYALVNSDGSLGIHNPTYILTILNDTLQKLP
- a CDS encoding response regulator; this translates as MSLIGSLEDLALGDILQIVSLSRRSGILYLTKKGEEGKLVFSDGQLISASISSNPNNILGLLKNKGILTEQLEKKMYDRIRVEEIEDPRSLLINSNVIDKEGIDEFIKSYVTSIIFNFFEWKEGNFNFELSEASDRNVLINAYECYLSVPINPQYVAMEAVRQIDEQKRAESTPISVTEEMEPKLMEMEEIIILDPNTESQSFFKESLESRGLKITVMDDLRTLYNYLESIHDSPRFPLIVTELAIPKTKGEGMLGGLELLNWTIEKKLKIPIILLSSVNNEEVLKEAKMLGVYAYLKKPKKFSRSLNEIDTYMDIVEKISTLMRQYHEAGFTFKPVWKEVVTTKQEIKEEDDAGHKLIQDITEELTNEFVNETDLLPEGPILKTESSPGLLTLKSMIDELMHPNFTGEVTLLTMRFASELLNRGVLFLVKKNNVKGLGQFGLESFFKNPNMVIKKMEIKIDDDLILGRVMQYKRPIKAEPQHTEANKRFIDQLGGVWPIECYVIPLLTANRVAAIFYGDNVPFKKPIGDMTAFEIFMNQASVVMEKSYLERMLKERK
- a CDS encoding response regulator — protein: MTDNILIVEDSATMRAFISSAIESVGDYDIYEAPTGFEALKLLPQVRFQLVVTDINMPDINGLELINFIRKNEQYKDIPLIIISTEGTENDRKKGIGLGANEYLVKPFKPEALQKFIKRYIG
- the pfkA gene encoding 6-phosphofructokinase translates to MRIGIITSGGDSPGMNAALRASVRTGLSYGFEMIGIHRGFSGLLQEAFQTLDSKSVSGILQFGGTILQTARSKEFYEEQGRLRAVEIITKNNIDALVIIGGNGSLTGALKLDELGIATVGIPASIDNDMYGTDMAIGVDTALNTIIQVIDKIKDTASSHERAFIIEVMGRESGYLATMSAIASGAEIVIVPEVPYDIKDISVRLKKRYDEQRSNSIIIVAEGAVSAFQIEKELKDEIGFEIRVTVLGHIQRGGSPSIFDRLIASRFGYHSINFLKQGGKGKMVGLVKDEITFTPYKDVISKQIPFNAELIHIMELLGT